The following proteins come from a genomic window of Daphnia carinata strain CSIRO-1 chromosome 6, CSIRO_AGI_Dcar_HiC_V3, whole genome shotgun sequence:
- the LOC130694056 gene encoding facilitated trehalose transporter Tret1-like: MVKQRLMKNPQKVMPQLMAAVVGSWGYFCMGTVRGWGSPGLPSLNRTLDFEMDVDDFKWISAMPMCGSFFGALAISIPMQYCGRKKALIGHYLLYIFGSLIVGLTCIGKHKAMLYAGRLLQGFGVGCTTPACQIYVSECSSPNVRGRLGSITASSLALGVWVAYIIGAFVAWDNLSFIFTILPVIFLLWTCLMPETPIWLLTNGMEDEGRRALQQLRGKNTNVDAEMRRMKEHHEKTASSHGSIRLGDLMRGPVMKPFGISMGIMFFQQATGINAMIFYTVSIFQTAGSSIDSRYATIIVGGVQLVFTIASGFLVDRYGRRILLLSSAAITSISLTSMGTFFYFQRIWGGDTATKLLGWLPLVSLIVFFVAYSGGMSNVPFIIMGEMFPSQYRTMLGTITSSFNLIVTLVIVRFFPDMLIHLGSDVTFFIFAGCTLSSIAFVYFLLPETKGKTLEEMEELFSNVKKGDKPAEDEQAALATVSTQFTNITDNQRGLVDHSIVPPANEVDSDRIAVF, from the exons ATGGTGAAACAGCGGTTGATGAAGAACCCCCAAAAAGTGATGCCACAG TTGATGGCAGCAGTGGTCGGGTCGTGGGGTTACTTTTGCATGGGCACCGTCCGAGGATGGGGCTCACCTGGATTGCCATCTCTCAATCGAACATTAGATTTCGAAATGGACGTAGACGATTTCAAATGGATCT CTGCAATGCCCATGTGCGGCTCTTTCTTCGGGGCGCTGGCCATCAGCATTCCGATGCAATATTGCGGCCGTAAGAAAGCCCTGATTGGTCATTATCTGCTCTACATATTCGGATCGCTCATCGTAGGACTTACCTGTATTGGCAAACACAAAGCCATGTTGTACGCTGGACGACTTTTACAGGGATTTGGCGTCGGATGTACAACTCCAGCCTGTCAAATTTAc GTGAGTGAATGCTCATCGCCAAACGTCCGTGGGCGATTGGGTTCCATAACAGCCTCTTCCTTGGCTCTCGGAGTCTGGGTGGCCTACATCATCGGTGCCTTCGTCGCATGGGATAACTTATCTTTCATTTTCACTATTCTGCCCGTCATCTTCTTGTTGTGGACTTGTCTCATGCCCGAAACTCCCATTTGGTTGCTCACCAACGGAATGGAAGACGAGGGACGTCGAGCTCTTCAACAACTTCGCGGAAA GAACACTAACGTGGACGCGGAAATGCGGCGGATGAAGGAACATCACGAGAAAACAGCCAGCAGTCACGGATCCATACGCCTCGGAGATTTGATGAGGGGTCCCGTTATGAAGCCGTTCGGCATTTCAATGGGCATCATGTTCTTCCAGCAAGCCACCGGCATCAACGCCATGATATTTTACACCGTCAGCATTTTTCAGACGGCCGGAAGCAGCATCGATAGTCGCTACGCCACCATAATCGTCGGTGGTGTTCAACTGGTGTTTACCATCGCCTCCGGATTCCTGGTGGATCGCTACGGCCGTCGGATTCTCCTGTTGAGTTCGGCTGCCATCACTTCCATTTCCCTTACATCCATGGGAACGTTCTTCTACTTCCAGCGGATTTGGGGCGGAGACACAGCCACTAAACTTCTCGGATGGCTGCCACTCGTTTCGCTAAtagttttctttgttgcctACTCCGGCGGTATGAGCAACGTCCCATTCATTATAATGGGCGAAATGTTCCCGTCCCAGTATAGGACCATGTTGGGAACGATAACGTCTTCTTTCAATTTGATCGTGACCCTGGTAATTGTCCGTTTCTTCCCCGACATGCTGATCCATTTGGGCAGCGACGTGACGTTTTTCATCTTTGCCGGATGCACCTTATCGAGCATCGCATTCGTTTACTTCCTCTTGCCGGAAACTAAAGGCAAAACTCTCGAGGAGATGGAAGAGCTTTTTAGCAATGTTAAGAAAGGTGACAAACCGGCAGAGGACGAACAGGCTGCCCTAGCAACGGTCAGCACGCAGTTCACGAACATAACCGACAACCAACGCGGACTTGTCGATCATAGCATTGTACCACCAGCTAATGAAGTAGACAGTGACAGAATCGCtgttttctaa
- the LOC130694085 gene encoding uncharacterized protein LOC130694085 yields MLVQEMIFFGVVCVVCQVNGLPIVSSSKETGIENKDQNFLNNLKSYHIFPHWVAEIGEICLFAIDFAWHHELTEHIQEVGSEVSEINSKLDAILATSPAASRLFSQLKKSSHHSSPDENRRFIWDYHSSTPPTIQQQIVRWMKIIADDNKI; encoded by the exons ATGCTTGTGcaggaaatgattttctttggGGTGGTTTGTGTCGTCTGCCAAGTCAATGGACTACCGATCGTTAGCAGCTCCAAAGAAACAG gaattgaaaacaaagatcAAAACTTTCTGAATAATTTGAAGAGTTACCACATATTCCCTCACTGGGTTGCTGAAATTGGCGAAATCTGCCTGTTCGCCATCGATTTCGCTTGGCATCACGAGCTCACTGAGCACATCCAAGAAGTTGGCTCCGAAGTCAGCGAAATCAATTCCAAATTGGACGCCATTTTAGCCACATCGCCGGCAGCATCTCGGTTATTTTCCCAGTTGAAAAAATCATCTCATCATTCATCACCTGACGAGAATCGACGTTTCATTTGGGATTACCATTCATCAACTCCGCCTACCATCCAACAGCAGATCGTCCGATGGATGAAAATAATAGCAGACGACAATAAAATATGA
- the LOC130694025 gene encoding facilitated trehalose transporter Tret1-like gives MDADDFKWISAVPMCGSFFGALVVSIPMQYFGRKKSLVGHYLLYILGFLTVGLTYSGKHKAMLYVGRILQGLAVGCTTPACQIYVSECSSPNIRGRLGSITASSLALGIWVSYIIGAFVEWHTLSFIFSALPVIFLLLTCLMPETPIWLLTNGMEDEGRRALQRLRGKNTIVDAEMRRMKEHHEKTASSHGSIRLGDLMRGPVMKPFGISLGIMFFQQTTGINAMVFYTVSIFQSAGSSIGSRYATIIVGGVQLVFTIASGFLVDRYGRRILLLTSAAITSISLASMGTFFYFQRIWGESTATELLGWLPLVSLIVFFIAYSGGMSNVPLIIMGEMFPSKYRTILGTLSSSFNLFVTLAIVRFFPDMLIQLGNDVTFFIFSGCTVTSIAFVYFLLPETKGKTLEEIEQIFGNVKKNEKAAEVEQSALANVSTQFTSIFDDQCGLVSHTMLPSPGGKDVEKGFVF, from the exons ATGGACGCAGATGATTTCAAATGGATAT CTGCTGTTCCCATGTGTGGGTCTTTCTTTGGGGCTCTGGTAGTCAGCATTCCAATGCAATATTTCGGCCGTAAGAAATCACTGGTTGGTCATTATCTGCTTTACATATTGGGGTTTCTCACCGTGGGGCTCACATATTCCGGCAAGCACAAAGCCATGTTGTACGTTGGCCGTATACTGCAAGGACTCGCCGTCGGATGTACAACTCCAGCCTGCCAAATTTAC GTGAGCGAATGTTCGTCACCAAACATACGCGGACGGTTGGGTTCCATAACCGCCTCTTCTCTGGCTCTCGGAATATGGGTGTCCTACATCATCGGTGCATTTGTCGAATGGCACACTTTATCTTTCATTTTCAGCGCTCTGCCCGTCATCTTCCTGCTCTTGACTTGTCTCATGCCCGAAACTCCCATTTGGCTGCTCACCAACGGAATGGAAGACGAGGGGCGTCGAGCTCTTCAACGACTTCGCGGAAA GAACACTATCGTGGACGCGGAAATGCGGCGGATGAAGGAACACCACGAGAAAACAGCCAGCAGTCACGGATCCATTCGACTCGGAGATTTGATGAGGGGTCCCGTTATGAAGCCGTTCGGCATTTCATTGGGCATCATGTTCTTCCAGCAAACCACCGGCATCAACGCTATGGTATTTTACACCGTCAGCATTTTTCAGTCGGCCGGAAGCAGCATCGGGAGCCGCTACGCCACCATAATCGTCGGTGGTGTTCAACTGGTGTTTACCATCGCTTCCGGATTCCTGGTGGATCGCTACGGTCGTCGAATTCTCCTGCTGACTTCGGCTGCCATCACATCCATTTCCCTAGCATCCATGGGGACATTCTTCTACTTCCAGCGGATTTGGGGTGAATCTACGGCCACGGAACTTCTCGGATGGCTGCCGCTCGTTTCGCtaatagttttctttattgccTACTCCGGCGGTATGAGCAACGTTCCTTTGATAATCATGGGCGAAATGTTCCCGTCGAAGTATAGGACCATTTTAGGCACGTTATCGTCTTCTTTCAATTTGTTTGTCACGTTGGCAATTGTCCGTTTCTTTCCCGACATGCTGATCCAATTGGGCAACGATGTGacttttttcatcttttcggGCTGCACGGTAACGAGTATtgcatttgtttatttcctcTTGCCggaaacaaaaggcaaaacCCTTGAGGAGATTGAACAGATTTTTGGAAATgtcaagaaaaacgaaaaagcgGCTGAGGTCGAACAATCGGCTCTAGCAAATGTCAGTACGCAGTTTACGAGCATTTTCGACGACCAATGCGGACTCGTCTCCCATACAATGCTTCCATCACCCGGAGGAAAAGACGTCGAAAAAGGTTTCGTTTTctaa
- the LOC130694111 gene encoding uncharacterized protein LOC130694111, whose translation MKVFASSTSIHGDRLQNQREQALRDFKNGIRNILSRGLDVARVNYVVNYDLPTDIEEHVHRVGRTGRVGNVGKSIRFFEEERVAGAGELVCLLTKSNADVPPLMQAIVPGMTRLS comes from the exons ATGAAAGTCTTTGCTAGC tctaccagcatccatggtgatcgTCTTCAGAATCAGCGTGAGCAAGCGCTTcgtgatttcaaaaatggtatTAGGAATATTCTCTCCCGTGGTTTAG ATGTTGCCCGTGTCAActatgtcgtaaattatgatttaccaactgatattgaagagcatgttcatcgtgttggtcgaacgggccgcgtgggaaatgttggaaaatcaataaggttctttgaagaagaaagagttgCTGGAGCTGGAGAGCTTGTGTGTTTGTTAACTAAG tccaacGCCGATGTACCGCCATTGATGCAAGCGATCGTCCCAGGCATGACGCGGTTGTCCTAG
- the LOC130694024 gene encoding uncharacterized protein LOC130694024 — protein sequence MAHLPVIFIPFCLLFLGALPCFTSGTTLEELQLQLNQLNKNYKTLEEKVAKLELALHVGNQSAGKISISRTCRETRAADPFLGSGMYWIDPDGQAVGDDPIYVYCDMTKGSTAVHHDSESPTDVGHCAGPGCYSKAVNYAASNRQMLALVELSAQCYQSIKYDCNNAPLELNGVSYAWWNDKYGIPQYYWAGSNNSVHTCQCGIDGTCVDPVAKCNCDAAAPVQLFDDGVVTNKEILPITMLNFGRTQLETSSGVHTLGPFECVGQVSVDRMPSSCEDLWKTGHKLNGLYSVVGVSTAESIYCDFSKLPHELGFQNWIGFIDIKSFPTHFYVRKLQNYFAQLYTPIPFEDEMVNVGGAMNLTAGIFTAPRTGKYFFSASGSTNFPASSYTLLFDIDLFKNGYTIGVSRTDSYSSSSNLKTFTLQAVVDLQREDEIWLAATLAAQGAFIFGYDYTHFNGFLLEEAISESLNAIYYTL from the exons ATGGCGCATCTACCTGTaatttttattcccttttgcCTCCTGTTTTTAGGAGCGTTGCCGTGCTTCACTTCCGGGACCACTTTGGAGGAATTGCAGTTGCAACTGAatcaattaaacaaaaattat AAAACTTTGGAAGAAAAAGTTGCTAAACTGGAACTTGCTCTGCACGTTGGGAATCAATCGGCGGgaaaaatttcgatttctcGAACGTGTCGAGAGACCCGTGCTGCCGATCCTtttcttggttcaggaatgtACTGGATCGATCCGGACGGCCAAGCAGTGGGTGACGATCCCATCTACGTTTATTGCGACATGACCAAAG GATCAACCGCTGTTCACCACGACAGCGAATCACCGACGGATGTGGGTCATTGTGCCGGCCCGGGATGTTATTCCAAGGCAGTCAACTACGCCGCCAGCAACAGGCAAATGCTAGCATTGGTTGAGTTATCTGCCCAGTGTTATCAGTCGATTAAA TACGATTGCAACAATGCCCCGTTGGAATTGAATGGTGTTTCTTACGCGTGGTGGAATGATAAATATGGAATCCCGCAATATTATTGGGCTGGCAGCAATAACAGCGTGCATACCTGCCAGTGTGGGATCGATGGCACCTGCGTCGATCCTGTCGCCAAATGCAACTGCGATGCTGCTGCACCTGTGCAATTATTCGATGACG GTGTCGTGACGAATAAGGAAATTCTCCCCATCACAATGCTGAACTTTGGTCGCACTCAGTTGGAAACTTCGTCCGGTGTTCACACGTTGGGCCCCTTTGAGTGTGTCGGACAGGTATCCGTCGATCGGATGCCATCCTCTTGTGAAGATCTATGGAAAACCGGACACAAATTGAACGGATTATATTCAGTGGTAGGCGTTTCAACGGCTGAGAGCATTTACTGCGATTTTTCCAAGCTCCCACACGAGTTAG gTTTTCAGAATTGGATCGGATTCATAGACATCAAATCGTTTCCCACTCACTTTTACGTAAGGAAACTCCAAAATTACTTCGCTCAACTATATACTCCTATTCCTTTTGAAGACGAAATGGTGAATGTGGGAGGTGCCATGAATTTGACTGCGGGTATATTTACTGCACCTCGAACGGGCAAATACTTTTTCTCCGCGTCCGGGAGCACGAACTTTCCAGCGTCTTCATATACGCTTCTATTTGACATAGATTTATTTAAGAACGGTTATACAATAGGTGTAAGTAGAACTGATTCATACAGCTCttcttcaaatttaaaaacatttactcTGCAAGCGGTTGTGGATTTGCAaagagaagatgaaatttgGTTGGCCGCTACGTTGGCGGCACAGGGagcattcatttttggttACGACTACACTCATTTTAACGGTTTCTTATTAGAAGAAGCAATTTCAGAATCATTGAATGCCATCTATTATACATTGTAA
- the LOC130694064 gene encoding uncharacterized protein LOC130694064 — MAHLPVFFIPFCLLFLGAWTSFTSATTLEELQLQLNQLNKNYKTLEEKVTKLEFALHVANPSAGKISISRTCGETRSADPSLSSGMYWIDPDGQGVGDDPIYVFCNMTTGSTAVHHDSESSTNVGHCAGPGCYSRAVNYAASNRQILALAELSAQCHQSIKYDCNNAPLELNGVSYAWWNDKYGIPQYYWAGSNNSVHTCQCGIDGNCIDPAAKCNCDAAAPVQLSDDGIVTNKEILPITMLNFGRTQLATSSGVHTLGPFECIGQVTVDRMPSSCEDLWKTGHKLNGLYSVVGVSTVESIHCDFSKLPHELGFQNWIGFVDTKSSPTYFYVRKFANYFAKLYTPIPFDDEMMNVGGAMNLTTGIFTTPRTGKYFFTASGSTSFPASSYTILFDIDIFKNDHSIGISSTDSYSSSSNLKTFTMQAVVELQKGDEIWLAISFVAQGAFIYGYDHLHFTGFLLEEAISESLKALN; from the exons ATGGCGCATCTACCTGtattttttattcccttttgcCTCCTGTTCTTAGGAGCGTGGACGAGCTTCACTTCTGCGACCACTTTAGAGGAATTGCAGTTGCAACTGAatcaattaaacaaaaattat AAAACTCTGGAAGAAAAAGTTACCAAACTGGAATTCGCTCTGCACGTAGCGAACCCATCGGCgggaaaaatttctatttcccGGACGTGCGGAGAGACTCGATCAGCCGATCCATCGCTAAGCTCCGGAATGTATTGGATCGATCCTGATGGCCAAGGAGTAGGTGACGATCCGATATACGTATTTTGCAACATGACAACAG GATCAACAGCTGTTCACCACGACAGCGAATCATCGACGAATGTGGGTCATTGTGCCGGTCCGGGATGCTATTCCAGAGCAGTCAACTACGCCGCGAGCAACAGGCAAATACTAGCATTAGCTGAGTTATCTGCCCAGTGTCATCAGTCGATTAAA TACGACTGCAACAATGCCCCGTTGGAGTTGAATGGCGTTTCTTACGCTTGGTGGAATGATAAATATGGAATCCCGCAATATTATTGGGCTGGCAGCAATAACAGCGTGCATACCTGCCAGTGTGGAATCGATGGCAACTGCATCGATCCTGCCGCCAAATGCAACTGTGATGCTGCAGCACCTGTTCAATTATCCGATGACG gTATTGTGACGAATAAGGAAATTCTCCCAATCACAATGCTGAACTTTGGTCGTACCCAGTTGGCAACCTCGTCTGGTGTTCACACGTTGGGCCCCTTTGAGTGTATCGGACAGGTAACCGTCGATAGGATGCCATCCTCTTGTGAAGATCTATGGAAAACCGGACACAAATTGAACGGATTGTATTCAGTGGTAGGCGTTTCAACGGTTGAGAGCATTCACTGCGATTTTTCCAAGCTCCCACACGAGTTAG GTTTTCAGAATTGGATCGGATTTGTAGACACCAAATCTTCTCCCACTTACTTTTACGTAAGGAAATTTGCAAATTACTTCGCCAAATTATATACCCCTATTCCATTTGATGACGAAATGATGAATGTGGGAGGTGCCATGAATTTGACTACGGGTATATTTACTACACCACGAACGGGCAAATACTTTTTCACCGCATCTGGAAGCACGAGCTTTCCAGCGTCTTCATATACGATTCTTTTTGACatagatatatttaaaaacgaTCATTCAATAGGGATAAGTAGCACTGATTCATACAGCTCTTCTTCGAATTTAAAAACATTCACTATGCAAGCGGTTGTGGAGTTGCaaaaaggagatgaaatttggTTGGCCATTTCGTTTGTAGCACAGGGAGCCTTCATTTATGGCTATGACCACCTTCACTTTACAGGGTTCTTACTAGAAGAAGCAATTTCTGAATCATTGAAAGCCCTCAATTGA